The following proteins come from a genomic window of Dreissena polymorpha isolate Duluth1 chromosome 1, UMN_Dpol_1.0, whole genome shotgun sequence:
- the LOC127864229 gene encoding uncharacterized protein LOC127864229, giving the protein MQSSDLKKLSVRVSNTLSRLKKLQRYREDSRKAMRSSYAEFERNKVKKMRLNIQSFLVQCDDTSMNETFENVEYTVDEIRQKVNLLLTDFEKCSIKEQKEELKLKQAPLISVIKTCIRHHGELLPLHEAMQKVKYQPELSLITHYKCLDKIQQCEIYMNENFSDELFSVKGVSKYKVRISSDSRTCSITAVCALPDGQVLVADWWNYKVKLLNQQYQVVSHWGVNARPWDMCLITPSEAAVALGDHGVQFITVTQSKLVPGRRLQLRQDCYAIVHHKGDLFICSYTALYKYSLSGTLVCRLYEDTSASVTVYKCAVSPTGDRLYITGYQDKLLTLARDGTLLATYTDPALRDPLGLHVTLQARCWSVESCPPMYYRWAGRERVSWLILLLRRMECGGHCQSATAAPHHPSLWDRNGTTTSWCSEWNSVYIGC; this is encoded by the exons ATGCAGTCATCAGATTTAAAGAAATTGTCAGTGAGAGTTTCAAATACTCTTTCAAGACTAAAGAAGCTCCAGAGGTATAGGGAGGACAGCAGGAAGGCTATGCGGAGCTCCTATGCTGAATTTGAGCGAAACAAGGTGAAGAAAATGCGACTTAATATACAATCTTTCTTAGTCCAATGTGACGACACCTCCATGAatgaaacatttgaaaacgtGGAATATACAGTAGATGAAATTCGTCagaaagtaaatttattattaacagattttgaaaaatgctctATTAAGGAACAGAAAGAAGAGCTGAAACTTAAACAAGCTCCTCTCATCAGTGTGATCAAAACCTGCATCAGACATCATGGTGAATTGTTACCACTCCATGAAGCCATGCAGAAAGTGAAGTATCAACCAGAACTCTCCTTAATAACCCATTACAAATGTCTGGACAAAATACAACAGTGTGAGATATATATGAATGAGAACTTTTCAGACGAGTTGTTCTCTGTGAAAGGGGTGTCTAAGTACAAAGTGAGAATATCTAGTGATTCAAGAACATGCTCAATTACTGCGGTATGTGCTCTCCCAGATGGGCAAGTCTTGGTTGCAGACTGGTGGAATTACaaagtcaagctgctgaaccagcagtaccaggtggtgagtcactggggtGTGAATGCCAGGCCATGGGACATGTGTCTCATCACACCCAGTGAGGCTGCAGTGGCTTTGGGTGATCatggggtccagtttatcactgtcacCCAGAGCAAGCTAGTTCCTGGCAGGAGGCTTCAGTTACGACAAGACTGTTATGCTATTGTCCACCACAAGGGAGACTTGTTCATCTGCTcttatactgccctgtacaagtaCTCACTGAGTGGGACACTGGTCTGCAGACTGTATGAagatacatcagcttctgttacag tatacaagtgtgctgtgagtcccacaggggacaggctgtacatcacagGCTACCaggacaagcttctcaccctggccagggatggcacactcctggctacatacacagacccagcactacgtGACCCActtggtctacatgtgaccctgcaggccaggtgctggtctgtggagagCTGTCCTCCaatgtactacaggtgggctgggagggagagagtaagctggctaatctTGCTACTCAGGAGGATGGAGTGTGGAGGCCattgtcagtctgctacagcagcaccacatcatccatcattgtgggacaggaATGGAacaacaacatcctggtgttcagagtggaatagtgtgtacat tggctgctga